Proteins encoded within one genomic window of Ptiloglossa arizonensis isolate GNS036 chromosome 3, iyPtiAriz1_principal, whole genome shotgun sequence:
- the Siz gene encoding brefeldin-resistant Arf-GEF family protein schizo isoform X1: MSAVLSSVGDPAGLLDPDVESILEEKNQLISRQYAEIERLQRELTEVIGERDALLCEVSKFKFEREMTDLKRLHDDSFPSKMERPSQHTSNVNQVHAGGMHGVYSSGSQTSLTTSYITGQSYIQNQNYAHGPYNSSSNMRVYSHTGYNQPQSYGTMVQGYGGQPQTGYQQNHLKKGPIRNGDVLKRCRLQTAYELSQDLLDKQIEMLERKYGGVKARNAALTIQRAFRRYTLLKKFAAITAMAKAEKRLSRKLQETTDRSVGMNEHERMVYHSQIYIQQPQTANRPMPIRSMSLRERRHVENSQSPIPRSQSGRCEVQVAGHQLTNHNLHQSGRHTPSLAPSPCNRHQPLPPSPCWESSSQESGSSIHYYNPQEALCGLRQETPPRDLLRTPCTSPSTPHNLQTPVPQNWSNASHLGSGGRSRGSAKKVPPEVPKRTSSITSRSMEPRHNGLSKSVENGSLSSVQSSGSDSTNCESSEGDAQRGSPVWKHKGISSSPEHQECANHATDSSTMMNSVKDLGHSHASSGYQLPLMDHPENIPQTSYKVSETVRKRQYRVGLNLFNKKPERGISYLIRRGFLENSPQGVARFLISRKGLSKQMIGEYLGNLQNTFNMAVLECFSQELDLSGMQVDVALRKFQAYFRMPGEAQKIERLMEVFSQRYCQCNPDVVSRLRSADTVFVLAFAIIMLNTDLHTPNMKPERRMRLEDFVKNLRGIDDCGDIDKDILMGIYERVKENEFKPGSDHVSQVMKVQATIVGKKPNMALPHRRLVCYCRLYEIPDIHKKERPGVHQREVFLFNDLLVVTKILSKKKNSVTYTFRQSFPLCGMIVTLFEVPHYPYGITLSQRVDGKVLVTFNARNEHDRCKFVEDLRESISEMDEMETLRIETELERQKSSRSARGGAENRDSGVADVEICPCPGPCSDRSETTDMDTQLKRSALSNSLLDIHEQFAGEKPQRRGSVGSLDSGMSISFQSTSASSMSQGIKHPGQVHPIHPGATIPGGAKGLAQQPSFLGGLFAKRERKLSQSEESGPYSRTTEV, from the exons TTTCCCGTCAAAAATGGAGAGGCCGTCGCAGCACACCTCGAATGTGAATCAGGTCCATGCTGGAGGCATGCACGGAGTATACTCATCCGGCAGTCAAACATCCCTAACGACGTCCTACATCACCGGCCAGTCGTACATTCAGAATCAGAATTACGCTCACGGTCCTTACAATTCGTCGTCGAACATGCGAGTCTACTCTCACACGGGATACAACCAGCCACAGAGTTATGGCACCATGGTGCAGGGCTACGGTGGCCAACCTCAGACAGGGTATCAACAGAATCACCTTAAAAAAGGACCTATACGTAACGGAGACGTGCTGAAGAGATGCCGGCTGCAGACTGC ATACGAGTTATCTCAAGACCTCCTGGACAAGCAGATCGAGATGTTGGAGAGAAAATATGGCGGCGTGAAGGCGAGGAACGCCGCGCTGACGATCCAGCGCGCGTTCCGGAGATACACCCTGTTGAAGAAGTTCGCGGCGATCACCGCGATGGCCAAGGCGGAAAAAAGGTTGAGCAGAAAGCTTCAGGAGACGACGGATCGATCCGTCGGTATGAACGAACACGAGAGGATGGTCTACCACAGTCAGATTTACATCCAGCAGCCGCAAACCGCGAACAGACCGATGCCCATCAGAAGCATGTCCCTGAGAGAGAGGAGACACGTGGAGAATTCTCAATCGCCCATACCCAGAAGCCAAAGCGGCAGATGTGAGGTCCAAGTTGCTGGCCATCAGCTCACGAACCATAATCTTCATCAGAGCGGCAGACACACGCCTTCTCTGGCCCCCAGTCCCTGCAACAGACATCAACCGTTACCTCCAAGTCCGTGTTGGGAATCCAGCTCCCAGGAGAGCGGATCCAGCATTCATTATTACAATCCACAG GAAGCCCTCTGCGGCCTCAGACAAGAGACACCTCCGCGAGACTTGCTGCGGACGCCCTGCACGTCGCCCTCGACGCCACACAATCTCCAGACACCGGTGCCTCAGAACTGGAGCAATGCCAGTCACCTGGGTTCCGGCGGCAGATCTCGTGGCTCCGCGAAAAAGGTCCCGCCGGAAGTACCAAAGAGAACGTCTTCCATCACCTCCAGGTCCATGGAGCCGCGTCACAATGGTCTCAGCAAGAGCGTAGAGAATGGAAGCCTCAGCTCGGTTCAAAGCTCTGGCAGCGATTCCACCAATTGCGAGAGCTCCGAGGGTGACGCCCAAAGAGGATCACCTGTGTGGAAACACAAAGGAATC tCGAGCTCACCGGAACACCAGGAATGCGCTAACCACGCGACAGACTCGAGCACAATGATGAACAGCGTGAAGGATCTTGGTCATTCGCACGCCAGTTCCGGTTATCAGCTTCCACTGATGGACCATCCCGAGAATATACCTCAGACCAGCTATAAAGTGTCCGAGACTGTCAGGAAACGTCAATACAGAGTCGGCCTAAATCTCTTCAACAAGAAACCCGAGAGAGGAATTAGTTATCTGATCAGAAGAGGATTTCTAGAAAACAGTCCACAAGGCGTAGCGAGATTCTTGATCAGCAGAAAAGGACTGtccaagcaaatgataggggagtACCTCGGGAATCTACAGAACACCTTCAACATGGCTGTGCTTGA gtGCTTTTCTCAAGAACTGGACCTCTCTGGGATGCAGGTGGACGTCGCCCTGAGAAAGTTCCAGGCGTATTTCAGGATGCCTGGTGAGGCTCAGAAGATAGAGCGACTGATGGAGGTCTTCAGCCAGCGTTATTGTCAATGCAATCCCGATGTGGTGTCCAGGCTGCGGTCCGCGGACACGGTCTTCGTCCTGGCCTTCGCGATCATAATGCTGAACACTGATCTCCATACGCCCAACATGAAGCCAGAACGTAGAATGAGGCTGGAGGATTTCGTGAAAAATCTCAGAGGCATCGATGATTGCGGTGATATCGACAAAGACATTTTGATGGGCATTTACGAGAGAGTAAAGGAGAACGAGTTCAAACCTGGCTCTGATCATGTGTCCCAAGTGATGAAGGTTCAAGCAACAATTGTTGGGAAAAAACCAAACATGGCTCTACCGCACAGAAGATTGGTCTGCTATTGTAGGCTGTATGAAATTCCAGACATTCATAAGAAGGAGAGACCGGGTGTGCATCAGCGAGAGGTCTTCCTTTTCAACGACCTTCTCGTCGTAACGAAGATCCTAAGCAAGAAGAAGAACAGCGTCACTTACACTTTCAGACAGAGCTTCCCACTTTGCGGAATGATTGTCACGCTGTTCGAAGTTCCTC ATTATCCGTACGGAATTACACTCTCTCAACGCGTGGATGGAAAGGTATTGGTCACGTTCAATGCAAGGAACGAACACGACAGATGCAAGTTCGTGGAGGACCTCAGGGAATCCATCAGCGAAATGGACGAGATGGAAACCTTACGGATTGAGACGGAACTGGAACGACAGAAGAGCAGCAGGAGCGCCAGAGGGGGTGCAGAGAATAGAGACTCTGGCGTGGCGGATGTCGAAATATGTCCTTGCCCGGGGCCTTGCTCTGACAGATCGGAAACCACCGATATGGACACGCAGTTGAAACGCTCTGCTCTTAGTAATTCGCTCCTTGACATACACGAACAAT TCGCCGGTGAAAAACCGCAACGCCGTGGAAGCGTGGGCTCGCTAGACAGTGGTATGTCGATTTCTTTTCAATCTACATCTGCCAGCTCAATGAGCCAAGGCATTAAACATCCTGGACAAGTTCATCCTATACATCCAGGGGCTACGATCCCTGGTGGTGCTAAGGGACTGGCTCAGCAGCCGTCTTTTTTAGGGGGTCTATTTGCCAAACGGGAACGAAAGCTATCACAATCGGAGGAATCCGGCCCCTACAGTCGCACCACGGAAGTATAA
- the Siz gene encoding brefeldin-resistant Arf-GEF family protein schizo isoform X3: MSAVLSSVGDPAGLLDPDVESILEEKNQLISRQYAEIERLQRELTEVIGERDALLCEVSKFKFEREMTDLKRLHDDSFPSKMERPSQHTSNVNQVHAGGMHGVYSSGSQTSLTTSYITGQSYIQNQNYAHGPYNSSSNMRVYSHTGYNQPQSYGTMVQGYGGQPQTGYELSQDLLDKQIEMLERKYGGVKARNAALTIQRAFRRYTLLKKFAAITAMAKAEKRLSRKLQETTDRSVGMNEHERMVYHSQIYIQQPQTANRPMPIRSMSLRERRHVENSQSPIPRSQSGRCEVQVAGHQLTNHNLHQSGRHTPSLAPSPCNRHQPLPPSPCWESSSQESGSSIHYYNPQEALCGLRQETPPRDLLRTPCTSPSTPHNLQTPVPQNWSNASHLGSGGRSRGSAKKVPPEVPKRTSSITSRSMEPRHNGLSKSVENGSLSSVQSSGSDSTNCESSEGDAQRGSPVWKHKGISSSPEHQECANHATDSSTMMNSVKDLGHSHASSGYQLPLMDHPENIPQTSYKVSETVRKRQYRVGLNLFNKKPERGISYLIRRGFLENSPQGVARFLISRKGLSKQMIGEYLGNLQNTFNMAVLECFSQELDLSGMQVDVALRKFQAYFRMPGEAQKIERLMEVFSQRYCQCNPDVVSRLRSADTVFVLAFAIIMLNTDLHTPNMKPERRMRLEDFVKNLRGIDDCGDIDKDILMGIYERVKENEFKPGSDHVSQVMKVQATIVGKKPNMALPHRRLVCYCRLYEIPDIHKKERPGVHQREVFLFNDLLVVTKILSKKKNSVTYTFRQSFPLCGMIVTLFEVPHYPYGITLSQRVDGKVLVTFNARNEHDRCKFVEDLRESISEMDEMETLRIETELERQKSSRSARGGAENRDSGVADVEICPCPGPCSDRSETTDMDTQLKRSALSNSLLDIHEQFAGEKPQRRGSVGSLDSGMSISFQSTSASSMSQGIKHPGQVHPIHPGATIPGGAKGLAQQPSFLGGLFAKRERKLSQSEESGPYSRTTEV, from the exons TTTCCCGTCAAAAATGGAGAGGCCGTCGCAGCACACCTCGAATGTGAATCAGGTCCATGCTGGAGGCATGCACGGAGTATACTCATCCGGCAGTCAAACATCCCTAACGACGTCCTACATCACCGGCCAGTCGTACATTCAGAATCAGAATTACGCTCACGGTCCTTACAATTCGTCGTCGAACATGCGAGTCTACTCTCACACGGGATACAACCAGCCACAGAGTTATGGCACCATGGTGCAGGGCTACGGTGGCCAACCTCAGACAGG ATACGAGTTATCTCAAGACCTCCTGGACAAGCAGATCGAGATGTTGGAGAGAAAATATGGCGGCGTGAAGGCGAGGAACGCCGCGCTGACGATCCAGCGCGCGTTCCGGAGATACACCCTGTTGAAGAAGTTCGCGGCGATCACCGCGATGGCCAAGGCGGAAAAAAGGTTGAGCAGAAAGCTTCAGGAGACGACGGATCGATCCGTCGGTATGAACGAACACGAGAGGATGGTCTACCACAGTCAGATTTACATCCAGCAGCCGCAAACCGCGAACAGACCGATGCCCATCAGAAGCATGTCCCTGAGAGAGAGGAGACACGTGGAGAATTCTCAATCGCCCATACCCAGAAGCCAAAGCGGCAGATGTGAGGTCCAAGTTGCTGGCCATCAGCTCACGAACCATAATCTTCATCAGAGCGGCAGACACACGCCTTCTCTGGCCCCCAGTCCCTGCAACAGACATCAACCGTTACCTCCAAGTCCGTGTTGGGAATCCAGCTCCCAGGAGAGCGGATCCAGCATTCATTATTACAATCCACAG GAAGCCCTCTGCGGCCTCAGACAAGAGACACCTCCGCGAGACTTGCTGCGGACGCCCTGCACGTCGCCCTCGACGCCACACAATCTCCAGACACCGGTGCCTCAGAACTGGAGCAATGCCAGTCACCTGGGTTCCGGCGGCAGATCTCGTGGCTCCGCGAAAAAGGTCCCGCCGGAAGTACCAAAGAGAACGTCTTCCATCACCTCCAGGTCCATGGAGCCGCGTCACAATGGTCTCAGCAAGAGCGTAGAGAATGGAAGCCTCAGCTCGGTTCAAAGCTCTGGCAGCGATTCCACCAATTGCGAGAGCTCCGAGGGTGACGCCCAAAGAGGATCACCTGTGTGGAAACACAAAGGAATC tCGAGCTCACCGGAACACCAGGAATGCGCTAACCACGCGACAGACTCGAGCACAATGATGAACAGCGTGAAGGATCTTGGTCATTCGCACGCCAGTTCCGGTTATCAGCTTCCACTGATGGACCATCCCGAGAATATACCTCAGACCAGCTATAAAGTGTCCGAGACTGTCAGGAAACGTCAATACAGAGTCGGCCTAAATCTCTTCAACAAGAAACCCGAGAGAGGAATTAGTTATCTGATCAGAAGAGGATTTCTAGAAAACAGTCCACAAGGCGTAGCGAGATTCTTGATCAGCAGAAAAGGACTGtccaagcaaatgataggggagtACCTCGGGAATCTACAGAACACCTTCAACATGGCTGTGCTTGA gtGCTTTTCTCAAGAACTGGACCTCTCTGGGATGCAGGTGGACGTCGCCCTGAGAAAGTTCCAGGCGTATTTCAGGATGCCTGGTGAGGCTCAGAAGATAGAGCGACTGATGGAGGTCTTCAGCCAGCGTTATTGTCAATGCAATCCCGATGTGGTGTCCAGGCTGCGGTCCGCGGACACGGTCTTCGTCCTGGCCTTCGCGATCATAATGCTGAACACTGATCTCCATACGCCCAACATGAAGCCAGAACGTAGAATGAGGCTGGAGGATTTCGTGAAAAATCTCAGAGGCATCGATGATTGCGGTGATATCGACAAAGACATTTTGATGGGCATTTACGAGAGAGTAAAGGAGAACGAGTTCAAACCTGGCTCTGATCATGTGTCCCAAGTGATGAAGGTTCAAGCAACAATTGTTGGGAAAAAACCAAACATGGCTCTACCGCACAGAAGATTGGTCTGCTATTGTAGGCTGTATGAAATTCCAGACATTCATAAGAAGGAGAGACCGGGTGTGCATCAGCGAGAGGTCTTCCTTTTCAACGACCTTCTCGTCGTAACGAAGATCCTAAGCAAGAAGAAGAACAGCGTCACTTACACTTTCAGACAGAGCTTCCCACTTTGCGGAATGATTGTCACGCTGTTCGAAGTTCCTC ATTATCCGTACGGAATTACACTCTCTCAACGCGTGGATGGAAAGGTATTGGTCACGTTCAATGCAAGGAACGAACACGACAGATGCAAGTTCGTGGAGGACCTCAGGGAATCCATCAGCGAAATGGACGAGATGGAAACCTTACGGATTGAGACGGAACTGGAACGACAGAAGAGCAGCAGGAGCGCCAGAGGGGGTGCAGAGAATAGAGACTCTGGCGTGGCGGATGTCGAAATATGTCCTTGCCCGGGGCCTTGCTCTGACAGATCGGAAACCACCGATATGGACACGCAGTTGAAACGCTCTGCTCTTAGTAATTCGCTCCTTGACATACACGAACAAT TCGCCGGTGAAAAACCGCAACGCCGTGGAAGCGTGGGCTCGCTAGACAGTGGTATGTCGATTTCTTTTCAATCTACATCTGCCAGCTCAATGAGCCAAGGCATTAAACATCCTGGACAAGTTCATCCTATACATCCAGGGGCTACGATCCCTGGTGGTGCTAAGGGACTGGCTCAGCAGCCGTCTTTTTTAGGGGGTCTATTTGCCAAACGGGAACGAAAGCTATCACAATCGGAGGAATCCGGCCCCTACAGTCGCACCACGGAAGTATAA
- the Siz gene encoding brefeldin-resistant Arf-GEF family protein schizo isoform X4: protein MHGRFEQLRNQRVNFPSKMERPSQHTSNVNQVHAGGMHGVYSSGSQTSLTTSYITGQSYIQNQNYAHGPYNSSSNMRVYSHTGYNQPQSYGTMVQGYGGQPQTGYQQNHLKKGPIRNGDVLKRCRLQTAYELSQDLLDKQIEMLERKYGGVKARNAALTIQRAFRRYTLLKKFAAITAMAKAEKRLSRKLQETTDRSVGMNEHERMVYHSQIYIQQPQTANRPMPIRSMSLRERRHVENSQSPIPRSQSGRCEVQVAGHQLTNHNLHQSGRHTPSLAPSPCNRHQPLPPSPCWESSSQESGSSIHYYNPQEALCGLRQETPPRDLLRTPCTSPSTPHNLQTPVPQNWSNASHLGSGGRSRGSAKKVPPEVPKRTSSITSRSMEPRHNGLSKSVENGSLSSVQSSGSDSTNCESSEGDAQRGSPVWKHKGISSSPEHQECANHATDSSTMMNSVKDLGHSHASSGYQLPLMDHPENIPQTSYKVSETVRKRQYRVGLNLFNKKPERGISYLIRRGFLENSPQGVARFLISRKGLSKQMIGEYLGNLQNTFNMAVLECFSQELDLSGMQVDVALRKFQAYFRMPGEAQKIERLMEVFSQRYCQCNPDVVSRLRSADTVFVLAFAIIMLNTDLHTPNMKPERRMRLEDFVKNLRGIDDCGDIDKDILMGIYERVKENEFKPGSDHVSQVMKVQATIVGKKPNMALPHRRLVCYCRLYEIPDIHKKERPGVHQREVFLFNDLLVVTKILSKKKNSVTYTFRQSFPLCGMIVTLFEVPHYPYGITLSQRVDGKVLVTFNARNEHDRCKFVEDLRESISEMDEMETLRIETELERQKSSRSARGGAENRDSGVADVEICPCPGPCSDRSETTDMDTQLKRSALSNSLLDIHEQFAGEKPQRRGSVGSLDSGMSISFQSTSASSMSQGIKHPGQVHPIHPGATIPGGAKGLAQQPSFLGGLFAKRERKLSQSEESGPYSRTTEV, encoded by the exons TTTCCCGTCAAAAATGGAGAGGCCGTCGCAGCACACCTCGAATGTGAATCAGGTCCATGCTGGAGGCATGCACGGAGTATACTCATCCGGCAGTCAAACATCCCTAACGACGTCCTACATCACCGGCCAGTCGTACATTCAGAATCAGAATTACGCTCACGGTCCTTACAATTCGTCGTCGAACATGCGAGTCTACTCTCACACGGGATACAACCAGCCACAGAGTTATGGCACCATGGTGCAGGGCTACGGTGGCCAACCTCAGACAGGGTATCAACAGAATCACCTTAAAAAAGGACCTATACGTAACGGAGACGTGCTGAAGAGATGCCGGCTGCAGACTGC ATACGAGTTATCTCAAGACCTCCTGGACAAGCAGATCGAGATGTTGGAGAGAAAATATGGCGGCGTGAAGGCGAGGAACGCCGCGCTGACGATCCAGCGCGCGTTCCGGAGATACACCCTGTTGAAGAAGTTCGCGGCGATCACCGCGATGGCCAAGGCGGAAAAAAGGTTGAGCAGAAAGCTTCAGGAGACGACGGATCGATCCGTCGGTATGAACGAACACGAGAGGATGGTCTACCACAGTCAGATTTACATCCAGCAGCCGCAAACCGCGAACAGACCGATGCCCATCAGAAGCATGTCCCTGAGAGAGAGGAGACACGTGGAGAATTCTCAATCGCCCATACCCAGAAGCCAAAGCGGCAGATGTGAGGTCCAAGTTGCTGGCCATCAGCTCACGAACCATAATCTTCATCAGAGCGGCAGACACACGCCTTCTCTGGCCCCCAGTCCCTGCAACAGACATCAACCGTTACCTCCAAGTCCGTGTTGGGAATCCAGCTCCCAGGAGAGCGGATCCAGCATTCATTATTACAATCCACAG GAAGCCCTCTGCGGCCTCAGACAAGAGACACCTCCGCGAGACTTGCTGCGGACGCCCTGCACGTCGCCCTCGACGCCACACAATCTCCAGACACCGGTGCCTCAGAACTGGAGCAATGCCAGTCACCTGGGTTCCGGCGGCAGATCTCGTGGCTCCGCGAAAAAGGTCCCGCCGGAAGTACCAAAGAGAACGTCTTCCATCACCTCCAGGTCCATGGAGCCGCGTCACAATGGTCTCAGCAAGAGCGTAGAGAATGGAAGCCTCAGCTCGGTTCAAAGCTCTGGCAGCGATTCCACCAATTGCGAGAGCTCCGAGGGTGACGCCCAAAGAGGATCACCTGTGTGGAAACACAAAGGAATC tCGAGCTCACCGGAACACCAGGAATGCGCTAACCACGCGACAGACTCGAGCACAATGATGAACAGCGTGAAGGATCTTGGTCATTCGCACGCCAGTTCCGGTTATCAGCTTCCACTGATGGACCATCCCGAGAATATACCTCAGACCAGCTATAAAGTGTCCGAGACTGTCAGGAAACGTCAATACAGAGTCGGCCTAAATCTCTTCAACAAGAAACCCGAGAGAGGAATTAGTTATCTGATCAGAAGAGGATTTCTAGAAAACAGTCCACAAGGCGTAGCGAGATTCTTGATCAGCAGAAAAGGACTGtccaagcaaatgataggggagtACCTCGGGAATCTACAGAACACCTTCAACATGGCTGTGCTTGA gtGCTTTTCTCAAGAACTGGACCTCTCTGGGATGCAGGTGGACGTCGCCCTGAGAAAGTTCCAGGCGTATTTCAGGATGCCTGGTGAGGCTCAGAAGATAGAGCGACTGATGGAGGTCTTCAGCCAGCGTTATTGTCAATGCAATCCCGATGTGGTGTCCAGGCTGCGGTCCGCGGACACGGTCTTCGTCCTGGCCTTCGCGATCATAATGCTGAACACTGATCTCCATACGCCCAACATGAAGCCAGAACGTAGAATGAGGCTGGAGGATTTCGTGAAAAATCTCAGAGGCATCGATGATTGCGGTGATATCGACAAAGACATTTTGATGGGCATTTACGAGAGAGTAAAGGAGAACGAGTTCAAACCTGGCTCTGATCATGTGTCCCAAGTGATGAAGGTTCAAGCAACAATTGTTGGGAAAAAACCAAACATGGCTCTACCGCACAGAAGATTGGTCTGCTATTGTAGGCTGTATGAAATTCCAGACATTCATAAGAAGGAGAGACCGGGTGTGCATCAGCGAGAGGTCTTCCTTTTCAACGACCTTCTCGTCGTAACGAAGATCCTAAGCAAGAAGAAGAACAGCGTCACTTACACTTTCAGACAGAGCTTCCCACTTTGCGGAATGATTGTCACGCTGTTCGAAGTTCCTC ATTATCCGTACGGAATTACACTCTCTCAACGCGTGGATGGAAAGGTATTGGTCACGTTCAATGCAAGGAACGAACACGACAGATGCAAGTTCGTGGAGGACCTCAGGGAATCCATCAGCGAAATGGACGAGATGGAAACCTTACGGATTGAGACGGAACTGGAACGACAGAAGAGCAGCAGGAGCGCCAGAGGGGGTGCAGAGAATAGAGACTCTGGCGTGGCGGATGTCGAAATATGTCCTTGCCCGGGGCCTTGCTCTGACAGATCGGAAACCACCGATATGGACACGCAGTTGAAACGCTCTGCTCTTAGTAATTCGCTCCTTGACATACACGAACAAT TCGCCGGTGAAAAACCGCAACGCCGTGGAAGCGTGGGCTCGCTAGACAGTGGTATGTCGATTTCTTTTCAATCTACATCTGCCAGCTCAATGAGCCAAGGCATTAAACATCCTGGACAAGTTCATCCTATACATCCAGGGGCTACGATCCCTGGTGGTGCTAAGGGACTGGCTCAGCAGCCGTCTTTTTTAGGGGGTCTATTTGCCAAACGGGAACGAAAGCTATCACAATCGGAGGAATCCGGCCCCTACAGTCGCACCACGGAAGTATAA